Proteins from a single region of Hordeum vulgare subsp. vulgare chromosome 6H, MorexV3_pseudomolecules_assembly, whole genome shotgun sequence:
- the LOC123401536 gene encoding uncharacterized protein DDB_G0271670-like codes for SGSSSRSSSRSSSSSSSSSRSSSRSSSSSSSSSSSSSHSSSSSSSSSSSGGGGGSSSSSSSSSSSSRSSSSSSSSSHSSSSSRSRSSSSSSSSSSSSSSSSSSSSSSSGSGRSSGSGSGSGSGSGSGSGSGSGSSSRSSSSRSSSRSSSRSSSSSSSSSSSSSSSSSSSSSRSSSSSSSSSSSSSSSRSSSSSSSSSSSSRSSSSSSSSSSSSSSRSSSSSSSSSSSRSSSSSSSSSSSSSSSSSS; via the coding sequence agtggtagtagtagtcgtagtagtagtcgtagtagtagtagtagtagtagtagtagtcgtagtagtagtcgtagtagtagtagtagtagtagtagtagtagtagtagtagtcatagtagtagtagtagtagtagtagtagtagtagtggtggtggtggtggtagtagtagtagtagtagtagtagtagtagtagtagtcgtagtagtagtagtagtagtagtagtagtcatagtagtagtagtagtcgtagtcgtagtagtagtagtagtagtagtagtagtagtagtagtagtagtagtagtagtagtagtagtagtagtagtggtagtggtcgtagtagtggtagtggtagtggtagtggtagtggtagtggtagtggtagtggtagtggtagtggtagtagtagtcgtagtagtagtagtcgtagtagtagtcgtagtagtagtcgaagtagtagtagtagtagtagtagtagtagtagtagtagtagtagtagtagtagtagtagtagtcgtagtagtagtagtagtagtagtagtagtagtagtagtagtagtagtcgtagtagtagtagtagtagtagtagtagtagtagtagtcgtagtagtagtagtagtagtagtagtagtagtagtagtagtagtcgtagtagtagtagtagtagtagtagtagtagtagtcgtagtagtagtagtagtagtagtagtagtagtagtagtagtagtagtagtagtagt
- the LOC123401535 gene encoding uncharacterized protein DDB_G0271670-like, with translation SSSSSSSRSSSRSSSSSSSSSSSSSSSSHSSSSSSSSSSSSGGGGGSSSSSSSRSSSSSSSSSHSSSSSRSRSSSSSSSSSSSSSSSSSSSSGSGRSSGSGSGSGSGSGSGSGSGSGSSSRSSSSRSSSRSSSRSSSSSSSSSSSSSSSSSSSSSRSSSNSSSSSSSSSSSSSSSRSSSSSSSSSSSSSRSSSSSSSSSSSSSSSSSSSSSSSSSSSSSSSSSSSSSSSSSSSSSSRSSSSRSSSSSSSSSSSG, from the coding sequence agtagtagtagtagtagtagtcgtagtagtagtcgtagtagtagtagtagtagtagtagtagtagtagtagtagtagtagtagtcatagtagtagtagtagtagtagtagtagtagtagtagtggtggtggtggtggtagtagtagtagtagtagtagtcgtagtagtagtagtagtagtagtagtagtcatagtagtagtagtagtcgtagtcgtagtagtagtagtagtagtagtagtagtagtagtagtagtagtagtagtagtagtagtagtggtagtggtcgtagtagtggtagtggtagtggtagtggtagtggtagtggtagtggtagtggtagtggtagtggtagtagtagtcgtagtagtagtagtcgtagtagtagtcgtagtagtagtcgaagtagtagtagtagtagtagtagtagtagtagtagtagtagtagtagtagtagtagtagtagtcgtagtagtagtaatagtagtagtagtagtagtagtagtagtagtagtagtagtagtagtcgtagtagtagtagtagtagtagtagtagtagtagtagtagtcgtagtagtagtagtagtagtagtagtagtagtagtagtagtagtagtagtagtagtagtagtagtagtagtagtagtagtagtagtagtagtagtagtagtagtagtagtagtagtagtagtagtagtagtagtagtagtcgtagtagtagtagtcgtagtagtagtagtagtagtagtagtagtagtagtggt
- the LOC123401537 gene encoding uncharacterized protein DDB_G0271670-like: SSSHSSSSSSSGSSSSSGSSGSSHSSSHSSSSSSSSSSSSSGSSSSSSSSSSSSSSSGSSSHSSSSSHSSSSSHSSSSSSSSSSSSSSSSSSSSSSSSSSSRSSSSSSSSSSSSSSSSSSSRSSSSSSSSSSRSSSSSSSSSSSSSSSSSSSSSSSSSSRSSSSSSSSSSSSSSSSSSSSSSSSSSSSSRSSSSRSSSSSSSS, encoded by the exons agtagtagtcatagtagtagtagtagtagtagtggtagtagtagtagtagtggtagtagtggtagtagtcatagtagtagtcatagtagtagtagtagtagtagtagtagtagtagtagtagtggtagtagtagtagtagtagtagtagtagtagtagtagtagtagtagtggtagtagtagtcatagtagtagtagtagtcatagtagtagtagtagtcatagtagtagtagtagtagtagt agtagtagtagtagtagtagtagtagtagtagtagtagtagtagtagtagtagtagtagtcgtagtagtagtagtagtagtagtagtagtagtagtagtagtagtagtagtagtagtagtcgtagtagtagtagtagtagtagtagtagtagtcgtagtagtagtagtagtagtagtagtagtagtagtagtagtagtagtagtagtagtagtagtagtagtagtagtagtagtcgtagtagtagtagtagtagtagtagtagtagtagtagtagtagtagtagtagtagtagtagtagtagtagtagtagtagtagtagtagtcgtagtagtagtagtcgtagtagtagtagtagtagtagtagt
- the LOC123401937 gene encoding uncharacterized protein DDB_G0271670-like yields the protein GSSSSSSSSSSSSSSSSSSSSHSSSSSSSSSSGGGGGSSSSSSSSSSSRSSSSSSSSHSSSSSRSRSSSSSSSSSSSSSSSSSSSGSGRSSGSGSGSGSGSGSGSGSGSSSRSSSSRSSSRSSSSSSSSSSSSSSSSSSSSSRSSSSSSSSSSSSSSSSSSSSSRSSSSRSSSSSSRSSSSSSSSSSSSSSS from the coding sequence ggtagtagtagtagtagtagtagtagtagtagtagtagtagtagtagtagtagtagtagtagtcatagtagtagtagtagtagtagtagtagtagtggtggtggtggtggtagtagtagtagtagtagtagtagtagtagtagtcgtagtagtagtagtagtagtagtagtcatagtagtagtagtagtcgtagtcgtagtagtagtagtagtagtagtagtagtagtagtagtagtagtagtagtagtagtagtggtagtggtcgtagtagtggtagtggtagtggtagtggtagtggtagtggtagtggtagtggtagtggtagtagtagtcgtagtagtagtagtcgtagtagtagtcgaagtagtagtagtagtagtagtagtagtagtagtagtagtagtagtagtagtagtagcagtagtcgtagcagtagtagtagtagtagtagtagtagtagtagtagtagtagtagtagtagtagtagtagtcgtagtagtagtagtcgtagtagtagtagtagtagtcgtagtagtagtagtagtagtagtagtagtagtagtagtagtagtagt